The following are encoded together in the Glycine max cultivar Williams 82 chromosome 8, Glycine_max_v4.0, whole genome shotgun sequence genome:
- the LOC100781615 gene encoding Probable amidase At4g34880-like, producing MASDTAKGLSIEEATVYDLQLAFRTKQLTSREVVDFYLKQIETQNPVLKGVLELNPDALSQADKADHERKTKAPGSLSPLHGIPILIKDNIATKDKMNTTAGSFALLGSVVPRDAGVVSRLREAGAIILGKASMSEWAFYRSNAAPSGWSARGGQGKNPYTMDGPSGSSSGSAISVAANLVAVSLGTETDGSILSPSNVNSVVGIKPTVGLTSRAGVVPITPRQDTVGPICRTVSDAALVLETIAGIDINDQATIEASKYVPEGGYAQFLKKEGLRGKRLGVVRFFYGFSGDTVMHKTLELHFKTLRQKGAVLVDNLEIENIEEIIDGQSEEIAMAYDFKLSLNAYLRDLVNSPVRSLADVIAFNKEHPELEKLEEYGQDLLLLAEETNGVEELNHAVLNMSRLSHNGFEKLMITNELDAVVVPSSTFSSILAIGGYPGVIVPAGYEKGVPFGICFGGLKGSESKLIEIAYSFEQATMIRKPPPLRKLEI from the exons ATGGCTTCCGACACG GCCAAAGGACTCTCAATCGAAGAGGCAACCGTTTATGATCTCCAACTTGCTTTTCGGACAAAACAACTAACCTCTAGGGAAGTCGttgacttctacctcaaacaaATAGAAACGCAAAACCCAGTTCTGAAAGGGGTGTTGGAGTTGAACCCAGATGCACTATCACAAGCTGATAAAGCTGACCATGAGAGAAAGACTAAGGCACCGGGGTCTCTTTCACCACTGCATGGAATACCCATTTTGATTAAGGACAACATTGCAACCAAGGATAAGATGAACACCACTGCAGGCTCTTTTGCTCTTCTGGGCTCTGTGGTGCCTAGAGATGCAGGTGTAGTTTCCAGATTAAGAGAAGCTGGGGCTATCATTTTAGGCAAGGCCAGCATGAGTGAGTGGGCATTTTACAGGTCCAATGCAGCACCCAGTGGTTGGAGTGCCAGAGGTGGACAGGGGAAG aatcCATACACAATGGATGGTCCAAGTGGATCTAGTAGCGGATCAGCAATATCGGTGGCAGCAAATTTGGTGGCAGTGTCCCTTGGTACTGAGACTGATGGGTCCATTTTATCCCCTTCAAACGTTAACTCAGTAGTGGGTATCAAACCAACGGTTGGTCTCACTAGTAGAGCAGGGGTAGTTCCAATCACCCCAAGACAAGACACAGTTGG ACCAATTTGCAGGACTGTATCAGATGCTGCTCTTGTTCTTGAAACCATTGCAGGCATCGACATCAATGATCAGGCAACAATTGAAGCATCAAAATATGTCCCAGAAGGTGGCTATGCTCAATTTCTAAAGAAAGAGGGACTGAGAGGAAAGAGATTAGGTGTTGTGAGATTTTTCTACGGTTTTAGTGGCGATACTGTTATGCACAAAACTTTAGAACTGCACTTCAAAACATTAAg GCAAAAGGGAGCAGTTTTGGTTGACAACTTGGAGATAGAAAACATTGAAGAAATTATTGATGGTCAAAGTGAAGAGATTGCTATGGCATATGATTTCAAATTATCCTTGAACGCGTACCTCAGAGACTTGGTTAATTCCCCAGTGAGAAGCTTGGCCGATGTGATAGCCTTCAACAAGGAACACCCAGAATTG GAGAAACTTGAGGAGTACGGCCAAGATCTCTTGTTGTTAGCTGAAGAGACAAATGGAGTTGAGGAACTTAATCATGCGGTATTAAATATGTCTAGATTGTCCCACAATGGATTTGAGAAATTAATGATAACAAATGAACTTGATGCGGTGGTAGTACCTTCTTCAACCTTTAGTTCTATACTTGCTATAGGAGGTTATCCTGGAGTAATTGTTCCAGCAGGTTATGAAAAGGGTGTGCCATTTGGAATTTGCTTTGGAGGTTTGAAAGGCTCAGAGTCAAAGCTGATAGAAATTGCTTATTCCTTTGAGCAAGCAACTATGATCCGGAAGCCCCCACCACTCCGAAAGTTAGAGATTTGa
- the LOC100817082 gene encoding protein WHAT'S THIS FACTOR 1 homolog, chloroplastic — protein sequence MGNWWLGRTTRVGYSYRSEFLIRWMTSSKRVQDRSKKKRVHDLEVTTEKWKIASKIIYLMELLKQEPEMVIAVRSLEHHRRQINLPKPHRVSDFLRKTPNLFELYKDQKGVLWCGMTSKAENLMEQQQRVIEEHADKVAEHVTRFLMMSLDKRLPLEKIAHFRRDFGLPLDFRVHWVHMYPQHFRVVKALDGVEFLELVSWNPDWAITELEKKVVTEKTATTNTPGMLSIPFPLKFPANYKRVYRYYGEKIQHFQEMSYLSPYADARGLKAGSLEFDKRAVAVMHELLSFTIEKRLVTDHLTHFRWELVMPQKLMRLLLKHCGIFYVSERGKRFSVFLTEAYEGSELIEKCPLVLWKEKVLGLVGYRGRKKKFEVCSDDGSDVEDHDGLVCDQRDSEVGDLHVQIEPRGTLDYEDPLLGDDSEMDVGEIT from the coding sequence ATGGGTAATTGGTGGTTAGGAAGAACAACAAGGGTTGGTTACAGTTACCGTAGTGAGTTTCTGATCCGATGGATGACGAGCAGCAAGAGGGTCCAAGACAGGAGCAAGAAGAAGAGGGTTCACGACCTCGAAGTCACAACCGAGAAATGGAAAATAGCCTCCAAAATCATCTACTTAATGGAGCTTCTCAAGCAAGAGCCCGAAATGGTCATTGCCGTTCGCTCCCTGGAGCACCACCGCAGACAAATCAACCTCCCCAAGCCCCACCGTGTCTCCGATTTCCTCCGCAAAACGCCCAACCTCTTCGAACTCTACAAGGACCAAAAGGGGGTGCTATGGTGCGGCATGACCTCAAAAGCCGAGAACTTGATGGAACAACAACAAAGGGTCATCGAAGAACATGCCGACAAAGTCGCCGAACACGTCACGAGGTTTCTCATGATGTCGCTGGATAAAAGGCTTCCCTTGGAGAAGATTGCTCATTTCAGAAGAGATTTTGGGTTGCCGTTGGATTTTAGAGTCCATTGGGTGCATATGTATCCTCAGCATTTTAGGGTGGTGAAAGCACTTGATGGGGTTGAGTTTTTGGAGCTTGTGTCTTGGAACCCTGATTGGGCAATCACTGAGTTAGAGAAAAAGGTGGTGACAGAGAAAACTGCAACTACCAATACCCCAGGGATGCTTTCAATTCCATTTCCTTTGAAGTTCCCTGCGAATTATAAGAGGGTGTATCGTTACTATGGTGAAAAGATTCAGCATTTTCAGGAGATGTCTTATTTGTCTCCCTATGCTGATGCTCGTGGACTTAAGGCTGGATCATTGGAGTTTGATAAAAGGGCTGTTGCTGTTATGCATGAACTGCTTAGTTTCACCATTGAGAAGAGGTTGGTGACTGATCACCTCACACACTTTCGTTGGGAGCTGGTGATGCCCCAGAAGCTGATGAGGCTTCTGCTCAAGCATTGTGGGATCTTCTATGTGTCAGAGAGGGGGAAGAGGTTTAGTGTGTTCTTGACTGAGGCTTATGAGGGTTCTGAGCTGATTGAGAAATGCCCCTTGGTGCTGTGGAAGGAGAAGGTTTTGGGGCTTGTGGGGTATAGAGGGAGGAAGAAGAAGTTTGAGGTATGCAGTGATGATGGATCTGATGTGGAGGATCATGATGGTTTGGTTTGTGATCAGAGGGATTCTGAAGTGGGGGACTTGCATGTGCAGATTGAGCCTCGGGGTACCTTGGATTATGAGGATCCTTTACTTGGGGATGATTCTGAGATGGATGTTGGAGAGATTACATGA